A stretch of Bacillus pseudomycoides DNA encodes these proteins:
- a CDS encoding phosphoglycerate dehydrogenase, translating to MFRVQTLNQIAEKGLQIFGGERYEVREGLEHPDGILLRSFSLHQEEFSKDLKAIARAGAGVNNIPVERCTERGIVVFNTPGANANAVKELILASLIMSSRNIISGVSWTAKLEGEEVPQLVEAGKKQFVGSEIAGKRLGVIGLGAIGALVANDALSLGMDVVGYDPYISVETAWRLSTHVQRAFSLDEIFSTCDYITLHIPLTDQTRGIIGEHAVQTMKKGVRLFNFSRGELVDEIALAKALEEGIINHYVTDFPNENVIKLKNVTATPHLGASTYESEENCAVMAARQLRDYLETGNIRNSVNYPNVELPYVGKKRITIMHQNVPNMVGQITGCLAEHHINIADMINRSKGSFAYTMIDIDNGIDDIIKENVVENIKKITGVVAVRMIV from the coding sequence ATGTTTCGCGTTCAAACATTAAATCAGATTGCTGAAAAGGGCTTGCAAATTTTTGGTGGAGAGCGATATGAAGTTAGAGAAGGATTAGAACATCCAGACGGTATACTACTTCGAAGCTTTTCCTTACATCAAGAAGAATTTTCAAAAGATTTAAAGGCAATTGCAAGAGCAGGAGCTGGTGTAAATAACATTCCTGTAGAACGTTGTACAGAAAGAGGCATTGTTGTTTTTAATACGCCAGGGGCAAATGCGAATGCAGTGAAAGAACTTATTCTTGCCAGTCTTATTATGTCATCCCGTAATATTATAAGTGGGGTTAGTTGGACAGCGAAATTAGAGGGGGAAGAAGTTCCGCAGCTTGTAGAAGCCGGAAAAAAACAATTTGTCGGTTCAGAGATAGCAGGAAAACGACTTGGTGTGATTGGTCTTGGTGCGATTGGCGCTCTTGTCGCAAATGATGCGTTATCTCTTGGTATGGATGTTGTTGGATATGATCCGTATATATCTGTTGAAACAGCATGGCGATTATCAACACATGTACAACGTGCATTTAGTTTAGATGAAATCTTTTCGACATGTGACTATATTACATTGCATATTCCACTGACAGACCAAACAAGAGGGATAATCGGAGAACACGCAGTGCAAACGATGAAAAAAGGTGTCCGTCTCTTTAACTTCTCAAGAGGAGAACTTGTGGATGAAATTGCATTAGCAAAAGCTTTAGAAGAAGGAATTATTAATCATTACGTAACTGATTTTCCAAATGAAAATGTAATAAAACTGAAAAATGTGACAGCAACACCTCATCTTGGTGCTTCGACGTATGAGTCTGAAGAGAATTGTGCAGTTATGGCTGCCCGCCAGTTACGTGACTATTTGGAAACAGGAAATATTCGTAATTCAGTAAACTATCCGAACGTAGAACTTCCTTATGTCGGAAAGAAACGAATTACAATTATGCATCAAAATGTTCCGAATATGGTAGGACAAATTACAGGATGTTTAGCGGAACATCATATTAATATTGCTGATATGATAAATCGTAGTAAAGGCTCTTTTGCATATACAATGATTGATATTGATAATGGGATTGATGATATAATTAAAGAAAATGTAGTGGAAAACATAAAGAAAATCACAGGTGTAGTAGCTGTTCGAATGATTGTATAA
- the serC gene encoding 3-phosphoserine/phosphohydroxythreonine transaminase translates to MERVYNFSAGPSILPLPVLEKVQKELLNYNRTGMSVIEMSHRSSEFQNIIDEASSLLRELMHIPENYDVLFLQGGASLQFSMVPLNVMNEHKRAGYVLTGSWSKKALQEAQKTGEVEVIASSEENHFSTIPYVDVSMIPKKLDYVHITTNNTIEGTKYIELPKLENIPLIADMSSNILSEEYDVEKFGFIYAGAQKNLGPAGLTIAIIRKDLIGKADTSCPAMLNYETYSKNNSLYNTPPSFSIYVTKLVLEWLKEQGGVSAIEEQNRKKAALLYNFLDESKLFTSPVDPAYRSLMNIPFTTPSNDLNEQFLQKAKTLGLVTLKGHRSVGGMRASIYNAMPVEGVQQLVNYMKDFELENR, encoded by the coding sequence ATGGAGAGGGTTTACAATTTTTCAGCAGGACCATCTATACTCCCTTTGCCAGTTTTAGAAAAAGTGCAAAAGGAGCTTTTGAATTATAACCGGACAGGCATGTCTGTTATTGAAATGAGTCACCGATCTTCAGAGTTTCAAAATATTATAGATGAAGCAAGTAGCTTGCTTCGTGAATTGATGCACATTCCTGAGAATTACGACGTGTTATTTTTACAAGGAGGGGCATCTCTGCAGTTTTCAATGGTTCCATTAAATGTAATGAATGAACATAAAAGAGCTGGATATGTCCTTACAGGGTCATGGTCTAAGAAAGCCTTACAGGAGGCTCAGAAAACTGGAGAAGTAGAAGTTATTGCTTCATCGGAAGAAAATCATTTTTCAACGATTCCATATGTTGATGTTTCAATGATTCCCAAAAAACTAGATTATGTACATATAACAACGAATAATACGATTGAAGGAACGAAGTATATTGAATTGCCGAAATTAGAGAATATTCCACTTATTGCTGATATGTCTTCAAATATTTTATCAGAAGAATACGATGTAGAGAAATTTGGTTTCATTTATGCGGGAGCACAAAAAAATTTAGGACCAGCAGGGCTAACGATTGCAATTATTAGAAAAGACTTAATTGGTAAAGCGGATACTTCTTGTCCAGCAATGTTAAACTATGAAACTTACAGTAAAAATAATTCCTTATATAATACACCACCATCCTTTAGTATCTATGTGACGAAGCTAGTACTAGAATGGTTAAAGGAGCAGGGCGGTGTATCTGCGATTGAAGAACAAAACAGAAAAAAAGCAGCGCTTCTATATAATTTTTTAGATGAATCTAAATTATTTACTTCACCGGTTGATCCCGCATATCGTTCGCTTATGAATATTCCATTTACAACACCATCGAATGATTTAAATGAGCAATTTTTACAAAAAGCAAAAACGTTAGGGCTTGTTACATTAAAAGGGCATCGTTCAGTTGGTGGTATGCGAGCGAGTATTTATAATGCAATGCCAGTAGAAGGCGTTCAACAATTAGTAAATTACATGAAGGATTTTGAGTTAGAGAATAGATAG
- a CDS encoding DUF378 domain-containing protein, with translation MKFLSYLTVILVILGGLDWLFVALDYNVVEKWFGSTPALVDTIYWLFGLSAIYQIYDRFFTDN, from the coding sequence ATGAAATTTTTGTCTTACCTTACAGTAATTCTGGTGATTCTTGGCGGTTTGGATTGGTTGTTTGTGGCGCTCGATTATAATGTAGTTGAGAAATGGTTTGGTTCTACACCAGCTCTTGTGGATACCATTTATTGGCTTTTTGGTCTTTCTGCTATTTATCAAATTTATGATCGGTTCTTTACGGACAATTAG
- a CDS encoding lipopolysaccharide assembly protein LapB: MEDNFRRVYYLLKLGDVERAKEEAALMVREDPEDVYGYLSLSYVYFYGLYESDIASEYIEEALKLDHLNEFVLLAGLDIFTAQRNFTRLREIAEIGIRNYPEEGPYYFYMSEAVMHLEGMKNVLVYLEKAMELDPENETYVGRYAHILLKHFPKRKEEGLKAEKRALELNPENIANLFYFASIAKEKGNFKKARMLAETAMKLDPNDEDVRGIYKDTIVTKNKFCAFTMGFSQILVRAFSKFCSLFGFVYDLNRYVYTFLMLLSFIGWLILPIYVIGWYAGIIYFVVLVMCLVSSIIKGKIYKEAGLSMPSDWRTNLRQNQSIRDREISKMTREVGKVELVNVATQKLSPEEIESQLASFWGKEAVFEKRQAEEVAPTVARSHLSSEEHKQIQSYSDIKSPRYNKWGICLVIIFSFTLIYRAEKLYNLYQRETGNTTPHISQETKQAIVEYQDRALEEQKEKFNKYAVQSILYSLKRSDFSENSLRQFVEEGYVPVVMGKVGQPSVGKLKNAHPAKFYKEGTITYVLLQDEESSFLLEIRATKLSHVYGESWDNSEREVQRYHELIAKMDTQGIAVGTK, translated from the coding sequence ATGGAAGACAATTTTAGAAGGGTTTATTATTTGCTGAAGCTTGGTGATGTTGAGCGTGCCAAAGAAGAAGCGGCACTTATGGTTAGAGAAGATCCAGAAGATGTTTATGGATATCTCAGCTTAAGCTATGTATATTTCTATGGGCTTTATGAAAGTGATATTGCAAGTGAATATATAGAAGAAGCGCTTAAATTAGATCACTTAAATGAATTTGTTCTTTTAGCAGGATTAGATATTTTTACTGCGCAAAGAAATTTTACAAGATTAAGAGAAATAGCGGAAATTGGTATAAGAAACTACCCTGAAGAGGGACCATATTATTTCTATATGAGCGAAGCTGTCATGCATCTTGAAGGAATGAAGAATGTACTTGTTTACCTAGAAAAGGCGATGGAATTAGACCCTGAAAATGAAACGTATGTAGGTAGGTATGCTCATATCCTTTTAAAACATTTCCCAAAACGAAAAGAAGAGGGATTAAAGGCTGAAAAGCGTGCTTTAGAATTAAATCCAGAAAATATAGCAAATCTTTTCTATTTTGCAAGTATAGCGAAGGAGAAGGGGAATTTTAAAAAAGCAAGAATGCTAGCTGAAACTGCGATGAAGCTAGATCCAAATGATGAAGATGTTAGAGGAATTTATAAAGATACAATTGTAACGAAAAATAAATTTTGTGCTTTTACTATGGGATTTTCACAAATTTTAGTACGAGCTTTTTCTAAATTTTGCTCGTTATTTGGATTTGTATATGATCTAAATCGGTATGTGTATACTTTTTTAATGTTATTAAGTTTTATTGGATGGCTTATTCTTCCTATATATGTGATAGGTTGGTATGCAGGTATTATCTATTTTGTTGTTCTTGTGATGTGTCTTGTTTCTTCTATCATTAAAGGGAAGATATATAAAGAAGCTGGACTAAGTATGCCATCGGATTGGAGAACGAATCTGCGCCAGAATCAATCTATTAGAGATCGAGAAATCTCTAAAATGACACGCGAAGTTGGGAAAGTAGAGCTTGTAAATGTAGCGACACAAAAGCTGTCACCAGAAGAGATTGAGTCGCAATTAGCAAGTTTTTGGGGAAAAGAAGCCGTGTTTGAAAAACGACAAGCCGAAGAAGTGGCACCCACGGTTGCTCGGTCACACTTATCGTCTGAAGAGCATAAACAAATTCAATCGTATTCAGATATTAAATCTCCACGTTATAATAAATGGGGAATCTGTCTAGTCATTATTTTCTCCTTTACTCTTATTTATCGTGCTGAAAAATTATACAACCTGTATCAGAGGGAAACTGGAAATACAACGCCACATATTAGCCAAGAAACAAAACAAGCGATTGTTGAATATCAGGATAGAGCGCTTGAAGAACAAAAAGAAAAATTCAATAAGTATGCGGTGCAATCTATTTTATATTCATTGAAAAGAAGTGATTTTAGCGAGAACTCCCTTCGGCAATTTGTTGAGGAGGGTTATGTTCCAGTTGTGATGGGAAAGGTTGGCCAACCTAGTGTTGGGAAATTAAAAAATGCACATCCAGCTAAATTTTATAAAGAAGGAACTATTACGTATGTATTATTGCAAGATGAGGAGAGCTCGTTTCTTTTAGAAATCCGAGCAACAAAACTAAGTCACGTTTACGGTGAAAGTTGGGACAATAGTGAGCGAGAGGTGCAGAGATATCATGAGTTAATCGCGAAAATGGATACACAAGGTATTGCAGTAGGAACAAAATAA
- a CDS encoding 26S protease regulatory subunit has product MKDMEKYHEKIKVISFDREQNRMVEVEESKMTFADVGGMEEIKKKINMDFIMPIKNPEYFQAFGKKTGGSLLFYGPPGCGKTFLARAVAGEIDANFIHLELQAILSMWTGESEKNLHEIFEEARRTKPCILFIDELDAFGGNRQKMGSHHQRTLVNQLLVEMDGSNSFNEGVYIIGATNTPWYIDPALRRPGRFNSLVFVAPPTYEERLTILDLKTKDKPKTELQLDLVAKYAEHFSGADLTYLVEDAINKAIQRSFETGQLQPLSNEDLLEAMKKRQPTTLDWFSTAKNYATFGDVNKDFDKVLDYMKEHRLK; this is encoded by the coding sequence GTGAAAGATATGGAGAAATATCACGAAAAAATTAAGGTGATTTCTTTTGATAGAGAACAAAATAGAATGGTGGAAGTGGAAGAAAGTAAAATGACTTTCGCTGATGTTGGTGGAATGGAAGAGATTAAGAAGAAAATTAATATGGATTTTATTATGCCAATTAAAAATCCTGAATATTTTCAAGCGTTTGGTAAGAAAACAGGTGGAAGTTTGCTATTTTATGGACCACCTGGTTGCGGGAAGACATTTTTAGCACGTGCGGTAGCTGGGGAAATTGATGCGAATTTTATCCATTTGGAACTGCAAGCGATACTTTCTATGTGGACTGGTGAGTCTGAGAAAAATTTACATGAGATTTTTGAGGAAGCGCGGAGAACAAAGCCATGTATTTTGTTTATTGATGAGTTAGATGCATTTGGTGGAAATAGACAAAAGATGGGTTCCCATCATCAGCGGACGCTAGTAAATCAATTGCTAGTAGAAATGGATGGAAGTAATTCTTTTAATGAAGGAGTTTATATTATTGGTGCAACAAATACACCATGGTATATTGACCCTGCATTGCGCCGTCCAGGACGCTTTAATTCTCTTGTTTTTGTTGCACCACCGACTTATGAGGAACGATTAACAATACTGGATTTGAAAACAAAAGATAAGCCAAAAACAGAATTGCAGCTTGATTTAGTCGCAAAGTATGCAGAGCATTTTTCGGGTGCCGATTTAACATATTTAGTTGAGGATGCGATTAATAAAGCAATTCAGCGTTCATTTGAAACAGGGCAATTACAACCTCTTTCAAATGAAGACTTGCTAGAAGCGATGAAGAAACGTCAGCCAACGACTTTAGATTGGTTTTCAACAGCGAAAAATTATGCGACATTTGGCGATGTGAATAAGGATTTTGATAAAGTGCTAGATTATATGAAAGAACATAGATTGAAATAG
- a CDS encoding endonuclease V translates to MEVREVHSFNLNLEKEFSGIQDKLIHRIELKNNFHLEDVSLIAGVDLAYWEKDDKHYGTCCIVVIDYHTKKEVEKVYSYGEVTVPYIPGFLAFRELPLVIEATKKLTSNPDLFMFDGNGYLHYKHMGIATHASFFLQKPTIGVAKSYLKIKDVDFIMPENKAFTFSDIMIDDEVYGRVLRTKENVKPIFVSCGNNIDLDTSVQIVLNLIGKESRLPIPVRLADLETHKVRRDKRENDK, encoded by the coding sequence ATGGAAGTTAGAGAAGTACATTCATTTAATCTAAATTTAGAAAAAGAATTTTCTGGAATTCAAGATAAATTGATACATAGAATTGAATTGAAAAATAACTTTCATCTAGAAGATGTAAGTTTAATAGCTGGAGTAGATTTAGCTTATTGGGAAAAAGATGATAAGCACTATGGAACTTGCTGTATTGTTGTTATTGATTATCATACGAAGAAGGAAGTGGAGAAGGTCTATAGCTATGGGGAGGTAACGGTACCGTATATACCAGGTTTTTTAGCATTCCGTGAGTTACCTTTAGTAATAGAGGCAACTAAAAAGCTTACTTCAAATCCAGATCTATTCATGTTTGATGGGAATGGTTATTTACACTATAAACATATGGGAATTGCAACACATGCTTCTTTTTTCTTACAAAAGCCTACAATCGGTGTAGCGAAAAGTTATCTTAAGATTAAAGATGTTGATTTTATCATGCCAGAGAATAAGGCGTTTACTTTTAGTGATATTATGATTGATGATGAGGTATATGGAAGAGTTCTAAGGACGAAGGAGAATGTAAAACCGATTTTTGTCTCTTGTGGAAATAATATCGATTTAGATACGAGTGTTCAAATTGTATTGAATTTAATCGGGAAAGAAAGTAGATTACCAATTCCAGTGAGGTTGGCAGATTTAGAAACGCATAAGGTGAGAAGAGACAAGAGGGAAAATGATAAATGA
- a CDS encoding immunity 22 family protein, with amino-acid sequence MEKEGVVSLWLGNMESQDFLEDYFSIKYTDDGDSIASSFIKDFQICMYDIDEDFIEKEFYLKRSDHLETLLAGCSYEEVVIPQMKRFTSNILEMKYNTIIMIYNYEYSGEITNINENLYAMRYIGAVSYK; translated from the coding sequence ATGGAAAAAGAAGGTGTGGTCTCATTATGGCTAGGAAACATGGAATCTCAAGATTTTTTAGAGGACTATTTCAGTATAAAATATACAGATGATGGTGATTCCATAGCTTCATCATTTATAAAAGACTTTCAGATTTGTATGTATGATATTGATGAGGACTTTATTGAAAAAGAATTTTATTTAAAGCGAAGTGATCATCTAGAAACTTTACTAGCAGGATGTTCTTATGAAGAAGTTGTGATACCGCAGATGAAAAGATTTACTTCGAATATACTAGAGATGAAGTACAACACGATTATTATGATCTATAACTATGAATACAGTGGTGAAATAACAAATATAAATGAAAACCTTTATGCAATGAGATACATAGGAGCTGTTTCGTATAAATGA
- a CDS encoding SecY-interacting protein Syd: protein MKREMEQYFHKLFKEWKNYNHSLPKSVWIEEADSFIYVGEPDAEEYIFWKPIEKDLFHDFSDIEKKLAVQLHHSIKEYYNSYWFLDLAGSYLEYNIELNPVIPGIERRDFYTFLQDYKKAHHNELKNIPIGMECNGLLVVVDNENGQVKIEDYEKGTFEVISNSLAKLISML, encoded by the coding sequence ATGAAAAGAGAAATGGAGCAGTATTTTCATAAATTATTTAAGGAATGGAAAAACTATAATCATTCATTACCAAAATCCGTATGGATAGAAGAAGCAGATTCTTTTATATATGTAGGGGAACCAGATGCAGAGGAATATATTTTTTGGAAGCCTATAGAAAAAGATTTATTTCATGACTTTTCTGATATAGAAAAGAAATTAGCAGTACAATTACATCATTCGATTAAAGAATATTATAATTCCTACTGGTTTTTAGATTTAGCAGGTAGTTATTTAGAGTATAACATAGAGCTAAATCCTGTTATACCAGGAATTGAACGTCGAGATTTTTATACCTTTTTACAAGATTATAAAAAAGCGCACCATAATGAGTTGAAAAATATTCCTATAGGTATGGAATGTAACGGGCTTTTGGTAGTTGTAGATAATGAAAATGGCCAAGTGAAGATAGAAGATTATGAAAAAGGGACTTTTGAAGTTATTAGTAATAGTTTAGCTAAACTTATTTCCATGCTTTAG
- a CDS encoding DUF2185 domain-containing protein: protein MSNYLKSEFIENAGGCIVSKNILDGNGKLKWLVRDESVTSVDNGWRFFSDIDDDDYVNVPNNLVVCDFNTVAQIEPAILAVYSFPVGSDLQLVVENGKCYFIDNITEEVIEFLYH from the coding sequence ATGTCCAATTACTTAAAGTCGGAATTTATCGAAAATGCAGGTGGCTGTATCGTATCGAAAAATATTTTAGATGGAAATGGAAAATTAAAATGGTTGGTTAGAGATGAATCTGTGACTAGCGTTGATAATGGCTGGAGGTTTTTTTCGGATATTGATGATGATGATTATGTAAACGTTCCGAATAACTTAGTAGTATGTGATTTTAATACAGTAGCCCAAATTGAACCTGCTATTCTAGCGGTTTATTCCTTTCCGGTTGGAAGTGATCTACAATTAGTTGTAGAGAATGGAAAATGTTATTTTATTGATAATATAACAGAAGAAGTTATCGAGTTTTTGTACCATTAA